A window from Leptothermofonsia sichuanensis E412 encodes these proteins:
- a CDS encoding trypsin-like peptidase domain-containing protein: MIRHLTALLFTPALISAQVLIFQIAQVFENVPANASPNLSVVRAIAGCSGQYSYGNIEYSFTVGEVASGFFISPDGYIVTNSHILKSLSREGCKDYALRNLAERVTGRKNFETIPQRTKIDLTENVRFASDFEYFKRVILPTGDSFPFEIKKEGKPVAGNGQDMAVIKIQLANAPTVQFGDANALKPQDPVKAIGYPLNEETPSFFSRQSSDSSLVTSPLGKVAVTNGLLSYKTGTGNNTVWKVNASLPYGSSGGPLVNLKGEVIGLVTGKIQAPGNGLPSVVPGNNLVGFVKEFASSSRDYPTDRLYREGLQRFQQGDFQGAKTSFEKVKELFPYNAEIYLLIHESEQRLIQAKQQSQRQFLLMGAGLAGSSALAGYFLLKRKKQPRKPLPPLAFSQSPPGSSPPVENGNYRANFPVVPSGTPVEGTKRPLPPDPILFGHAKSTGAFVEGKNPPVIHPGMPVEPGGASSKGNRISIEPRSVPGERRSAPSEPQNTPVEHKGMPTEPARTPVEQRSIPIEPTTTPVQSKRAPSEPQSTPVEHKGMPLEPTRIPVEHKSIPLEPTRTPVEGRSTLIEPESMPVTGKRGSEASPTSFQPPSDTHISAGSISAETLVGTQPFIELINQDGQVKRFYLCRESHSLGRDRAWCDFNIPEHGWKVISRRHAVLVQEGNDYRIYNGDRKTPSTNGLLIDNTPITTEEGYLLQDGDEIQIGHDPRNQVILTYYNPGGRDSSL, encoded by the coding sequence TTGATCAGACACCTGACAGCATTGCTCTTTACACCTGCGCTCATTTCGGCTCAAGTATTGATTTTTCAAATTGCCCAGGTGTTTGAGAATGTACCAGCGAATGCATCTCCAAATCTCTCTGTGGTGCGGGCTATAGCAGGCTGCTCTGGTCAATACTCCTATGGCAATATTGAGTACTCCTTTACGGTGGGGGAAGTTGCCTCTGGTTTTTTTATTAGCCCTGACGGCTACATTGTGACCAATTCTCACATCCTCAAATCGCTCAGTCGAGAAGGCTGCAAAGACTACGCTCTCAGGAATTTGGCAGAACGGGTGACTGGCAGGAAGAATTTTGAAACCATTCCTCAACGAACAAAGATAGATCTCACAGAAAATGTCCGCTTCGCCAGTGATTTTGAATATTTCAAACGAGTGATTCTGCCTACCGGAGATTCTTTCCCGTTTGAGATTAAAAAAGAGGGAAAGCCTGTGGCGGGTAATGGGCAGGATATGGCTGTCATTAAAATTCAACTGGCAAATGCACCGACCGTTCAGTTCGGTGATGCCAATGCTTTGAAGCCGCAGGACCCGGTCAAAGCCATTGGCTATCCTCTAAACGAAGAAACCCCCTCATTTTTTTCACGGCAGTCTTCAGACAGTTCATTGGTGACTTCTCCCCTGGGAAAAGTAGCTGTAACAAATGGGCTTTTATCTTATAAAACGGGAACCGGCAATAACACTGTCTGGAAGGTGAATGCCAGTTTGCCCTATGGCAGTTCAGGGGGACCTTTGGTCAACTTAAAAGGTGAAGTGATTGGTCTGGTGACTGGAAAGATCCAGGCACCTGGAAATGGACTGCCATCGGTGGTACCGGGCAATAATTTGGTGGGGTTTGTGAAGGAGTTTGCCAGTTCCAGCCGGGACTATCCTACTGACCGTTTATATCGGGAAGGATTACAGCGCTTTCAGCAGGGCGACTTTCAAGGGGCAAAGACGAGCTTTGAGAAGGTGAAAGAACTGTTCCCCTATAATGCGGAGATCTACCTGCTGATTCATGAAAGTGAACAGAGACTGATTCAGGCAAAGCAGCAATCCCAAAGACAGTTTCTTCTGATGGGTGCTGGACTTGCTGGAAGCAGCGCGCTGGCGGGCTATTTTTTATTGAAGCGCAAGAAACAACCCCGCAAACCATTACCCCCCCTGGCATTTTCCCAGTCGCCTCCAGGTTCTTCTCCTCCCGTTGAAAATGGGAACTACCGGGCGAATTTTCCGGTTGTCCCTTCGGGCACTCCGGTTGAAGGGACAAAGCGACCTTTGCCACCCGACCCCATTTTGTTTGGGCACGCTAAATCCACTGGAGCGTTTGTGGAGGGCAAAAACCCGCCGGTGATTCATCCAGGTATGCCGGTTGAGCCTGGTGGTGCTTCGAGTAAGGGCAACCGTATTTCGATTGAGCCGCGAAGTGTTCCAGGTGAGCGGAGAAGTGCTCCGAGCGAGCCTCAGAATACGCCAGTTGAGCATAAAGGTATGCCGACTGAGCCAGCCAGGACGCCAGTTGAGCAGAGAAGTATTCCCATTGAGCCAACCACGACTCCAGTTCAGAGTAAACGTGCTCCGAGCGAGCCTCAGAGCACACCAGTTGAGCATAAAGGTATGCCGCTCGAGCCAACCAGGATTCCGGTTGAGCATAAAAGTATACCGCTTGAGCCAACCCGAACTCCGGTTGAAGGGAGAAGTACCCTGATCGAGCCTGAGAGTATGCCAGTTACAGGCAAAAGGGGTTCTGAGGCATCACCCACTTCTTTCCAACCCCCATCAGACACCCATATCAGTGCAGGTTCCATCAGTGCAGAAACCCTGGTTGGTACACAGCCTTTTATTGAGTTAATCAATCAAGATGGTCAGGTGAAGCGGTTTTATTTATGTCGCGAGTCCCACTCCCTTGGGCGCGATCGCGCCTGGTGTGATTTCAATATTCCAGAGCATGGTTGGAAGGTGATTTCCAGGCGACATGCCGTTTTGGTGCAGGAAGGAAACGATTATCGAATTTACAATGGCGATCGCAAAACCCCCAGTACCAATGGGTTACTGATTGACAATACACCTATTACCACCGAAGAAGGCTATTTACTCCAGGATGGAGATGAAATCCAGATTGGGCACGACCCTCGTAATCAGGTGATCCTGACCTACTATAATCCTGGAGGCCGTGACTCTTCTCTCTAA